In Patulibacter sp. SYSU D01012, a single window of DNA contains:
- a CDS encoding XRE family transcriptional regulator translates to MDDETAVLATAIGRRVRDERLARDWTLDGLARAAGLSRRVVVNVEQGASNPSIGTLLKLADALGVGLPTLVESPGGPPSRVTRRGEGAVLWRSDAGGRGVLVAGTQPPDVLELWDWTLCPGDRHESSAHAAGTLEVLQVHEGALRIELGDEVTLLEPGDAMAFAVDVPHAYAQAGSGPVRFSLAVFDPGVGPNGRRARRPLEPGGGTP, encoded by the coding sequence ATGGACGACGAGACGGCGGTCCTCGCGACGGCGATCGGGCGACGGGTGCGCGACGAGCGCCTGGCCCGCGACTGGACGCTGGACGGCCTCGCGCGCGCCGCGGGCCTGAGCCGCCGCGTCGTCGTGAACGTCGAGCAGGGCGCGAGCAACCCCAGCATCGGCACCCTCCTGAAGCTGGCCGACGCGCTCGGGGTCGGGCTGCCGACGCTCGTCGAGTCCCCGGGCGGCCCGCCGTCGCGCGTCACGCGCCGCGGCGAGGGAGCGGTCCTCTGGCGCTCGGACGCCGGCGGGCGCGGCGTGCTCGTCGCGGGCACCCAGCCGCCGGACGTCCTCGAGCTCTGGGACTGGACGCTGTGCCCGGGCGACCGGCACGAGAGCAGCGCGCACGCCGCGGGCACGCTCGAGGTCCTGCAGGTGCACGAGGGCGCCCTGCGGATCGAGCTGGGCGATGAGGTCACGCTCCTCGAGCCGGGGGACGCGATGGCGTTCGCGGTCGACGTGCCGCACGCGTACGCGCAGGCGGGGAGCGGGCCGGTGCGGTTCTCGCTCGCCGTCTTCGACCCGGGCGTGGGGCCGAACGGCAGGCGGGCCCGGCGCCCGCTGGAGCCGGGGGGAGGCACGCCATGA
- the argC gene encoding N-acetyl-gamma-glutamyl-phosphate reductase, giving the protein MADRPKVAVLGASGFAGALAARLIDRHPFFALGAITARAEAGTRLDELYPHHRVARTFVEPDLDAIGRDHDVAIVGYPHGASSEAVAALHAQGLLVLDLSADFRLTDPALYREWYGDVHVAPDLFGTAVYGLPEIHRDALAGVRDAGRIVAGPGCFPTAAILSLAPLARAGLLQDVIIDAKTGVSGAGRKLQRTTHYVDVSENVHAYGVAGHRHQPEIRQELGALGMDPAVQPVFVPHLVPADQGELVSCYVRATREVTADEVADLFREAYADERFVELTTAEPGMRDVQASNVARLRTHVDPRSGHVLVFGAIDNLWKGTSSQAVQSLNVAYGRPEDEGLPV; this is encoded by the coding sequence GTGGCTGATCGCCCGAAGGTCGCGGTCCTCGGCGCGTCCGGCTTCGCCGGGGCGCTCGCCGCCCGCCTGATCGACCGCCACCCGTTCTTCGCGCTCGGCGCCATCACCGCGCGCGCCGAGGCCGGCACCCGGCTGGACGAGCTGTACCCGCACCACCGCGTGGCGCGGACGTTCGTGGAGCCCGACCTGGACGCCATCGGCCGCGACCACGACGTCGCGATCGTCGGCTACCCGCACGGCGCGTCCAGCGAGGCGGTCGCGGCGCTCCACGCCCAGGGCCTGCTCGTGCTCGACCTGTCGGCGGACTTCCGGCTGACCGACCCGGCCCTGTACCGCGAGTGGTACGGCGACGTGCACGTGGCGCCCGACCTGTTCGGCACCGCGGTCTACGGCCTGCCCGAGATCCACCGCGACGCGCTCGCCGGCGTCCGCGACGCCGGGCGGATCGTCGCCGGTCCCGGGTGCTTCCCGACCGCTGCGATCCTGTCCCTGGCGCCGCTCGCGCGCGCCGGGCTGCTGCAGGACGTGATCATCGACGCCAAGACCGGCGTCTCGGGCGCGGGGCGCAAGCTGCAGCGCACGACGCACTACGTCGACGTGTCCGAGAACGTGCACGCCTACGGCGTCGCCGGGCACCGCCACCAGCCCGAGATCCGCCAGGAGCTCGGCGCGCTCGGGATGGACCCCGCGGTCCAGCCGGTGTTCGTGCCGCACCTCGTGCCGGCCGACCAGGGCGAGCTCGTCTCGTGCTACGTCCGCGCGACCCGCGAGGTCACCGCCGACGAGGTCGCCGACCTGTTCCGCGAGGCGTACGCCGACGAGCGCTTCGTCGAGCTGACGACCGCCGAGCCGGGCATGCGCGACGTGCAGGCCAGCAACGTCGCGCGGCTGCGCACCCACGTCGACCCGCGCTCGGGCCACGTGCTGGTCTTCGGCGCGATCGACAACCTGTGGAAGGGCACCTCGAGCCAGGCGGTCCAGAGCCTGAACGTCGCCTACGGGCGGCCCGAGGACGAGGGCCTGCCGGTCTGA
- the pheT gene encoding phenylalanine--tRNA ligase subunit beta: MKAPIRWLGEHVDLSSLSAADVAARLNVTGTELDRLIHHGVETPERVVVGRVLTAEQHPDADRLRVCTVDVGAEEPTQIVCGAPNVAAGLTVAVATVGTVMPGGLKIKKAKLRGQVSAGMICSARELGIGEEHDGILALNEALPGGGDLVPGTPVADVLTIAEDVLDLEITPNRPDCLGLYGIAREVAAATGATLAPAPWTAGEGAQAGEVVGPDPAGDAIDGFAVEVRTDGCRRFTARLFEGVRIALSPLWMQERLSAAGVRPINTVVDVTNYVMLVTGQPLHAFDADRVAGGRLVVREAAEGETLTTLDGAERTLRAGELVIDDAEGPTSLAAIMGGGRSEVHEGTTRVLLEVACWDGPTIHRTAQRLGLFSEAASRNAKGLAPEQVGWAQALATRLLREVAGATRVGGTIEAGGWDPAAVAPAITVREARVERLLGTPVSRVRQAELLGTLGFAVTDPDPSAAADAGALQVGVPPERRADVRREVDVVEEIARLGVVADLQPTLPARRRTSAAQLTPVQKARRRAEDVLVGRGLQEVVGWSFTDAGAAGRLGLAADDPRAQAVRLDNPLSEEQAVLRPTILVSLLDIARHNRTRGAEDLRIFETGTVFRDAPDPRRPDMPYEHTAIAALVQDDVFAAKGLLEALMGALRITDWGVEATGEVAFLHPGRAARITVGAGEDAQTVGLLGEVHPRVAERWDLPRVAVFLLDLDRVLPLAPEVVPFRAVGQFPDARFDLAVLVADDVTAARTVAVARKAGGTLLEDVRVFDVYRGKGVPDGQVSLALRFRLRAPDRTLTDDEIGGARDKIVGALAQELGGVLRG; encoded by the coding sequence ATGAAGGCCCCGATCCGCTGGCTCGGCGAGCACGTCGACCTGTCGTCCCTCTCCGCCGCCGACGTCGCCGCGCGCCTGAACGTCACCGGCACCGAGCTGGACCGGCTGATCCACCACGGGGTGGAGACGCCCGAGCGGGTCGTCGTCGGTCGCGTGCTGACGGCCGAGCAGCACCCCGACGCGGACCGCCTGCGCGTCTGCACCGTCGACGTCGGGGCCGAGGAGCCGACGCAGATCGTCTGCGGCGCCCCCAACGTGGCCGCCGGCCTGACCGTCGCCGTCGCGACCGTCGGCACGGTCATGCCGGGCGGGCTGAAGATCAAGAAGGCGAAGCTCCGCGGGCAGGTGTCCGCGGGCATGATCTGCTCGGCCCGCGAGCTCGGCATCGGCGAGGAGCACGACGGCATCCTCGCGCTGAACGAGGCGCTGCCGGGCGGCGGCGACCTCGTGCCCGGCACGCCCGTGGCGGACGTCCTGACGATCGCCGAGGACGTCCTCGACCTGGAGATCACCCCCAACCGCCCCGACTGCCTGGGGCTGTACGGCATCGCCCGCGAGGTCGCGGCCGCGACGGGGGCGACGCTGGCCCCCGCGCCGTGGACGGCGGGGGAGGGCGCGCAGGCCGGCGAGGTCGTCGGGCCGGACCCGGCCGGCGACGCGATCGACGGCTTCGCGGTCGAGGTGCGCACGGACGGCTGCCGGCGCTTCACCGCCCGGCTGTTCGAGGGCGTGCGGATCGCGCTGTCCCCCCTGTGGATGCAGGAGCGCCTGTCGGCCGCCGGCGTCCGCCCGATCAACACCGTCGTCGACGTGACGAACTACGTCATGCTCGTCACGGGCCAGCCGCTGCACGCCTTCGACGCCGACCGCGTCGCCGGCGGCCGCCTCGTCGTCCGCGAGGCCGCGGAGGGGGAGACCCTCACGACCCTCGACGGCGCCGAGCGCACGCTGCGCGCCGGCGAGCTCGTCATCGACGACGCCGAGGGCCCGACGTCGCTCGCCGCGATCATGGGCGGCGGCCGCTCCGAGGTGCACGAGGGCACCACGCGCGTGCTGCTCGAGGTCGCCTGCTGGGACGGCCCCACGATCCATCGCACCGCGCAGCGGCTGGGCCTGTTCTCCGAGGCCGCGTCGCGGAACGCGAAGGGCCTGGCGCCCGAGCAGGTCGGCTGGGCGCAGGCGCTCGCCACGCGCCTGCTGCGCGAGGTGGCCGGCGCCACCCGCGTCGGCGGCACGATCGAGGCGGGCGGCTGGGACCCGGCCGCCGTCGCGCCCGCGATCACCGTGCGCGAGGCGCGCGTCGAGCGCCTGCTCGGCACCCCCGTCTCGCGCGTCCGCCAGGCCGAGCTGCTCGGCACGCTCGGCTTCGCCGTCACCGACCCGGACCCGTCCGCGGCCGCGGACGCCGGCGCGCTGCAGGTCGGCGTGCCGCCCGAGCGCCGCGCGGACGTGCGGCGCGAGGTCGACGTCGTCGAGGAGATCGCGCGCCTGGGCGTCGTCGCCGACCTGCAGCCGACGCTGCCGGCCCGCCGCCGCACCAGCGCGGCGCAGCTCACCCCGGTGCAGAAGGCGCGCCGCCGCGCCGAGGACGTGCTCGTCGGCCGGGGCCTGCAGGAGGTCGTCGGCTGGTCGTTCACCGACGCGGGCGCGGCGGGGCGCCTCGGCCTCGCCGCCGACGACCCGCGCGCGCAGGCCGTCCGCCTGGACAACCCCCTGAGCGAGGAGCAGGCCGTCCTGCGGCCGACGATCCTCGTCTCGCTGCTCGACATCGCCCGGCACAACCGCACCCGCGGCGCCGAGGACCTGCGGATCTTCGAGACGGGCACCGTCTTCCGCGACGCGCCCGACCCCCGCCGGCCCGACATGCCGTACGAGCACACCGCGATCGCGGCGCTCGTGCAGGACGACGTCTTCGCGGCGAAGGGCCTCCTCGAGGCGCTGATGGGCGCGCTGCGCATCACCGACTGGGGCGTCGAGGCGACCGGCGAGGTGGCGTTCCTGCACCCGGGCCGCGCCGCCCGCATCACCGTCGGCGCCGGCGAGGACGCCCAGACCGTCGGCCTGCTCGGCGAGGTGCACCCGCGCGTGGCGGAGCGCTGGGACCTGCCGCGCGTGGCGGTCTTCCTGCTCGACCTGGACCGCGTGCTGCCGCTCGCGCCCGAGGTCGTGCCGTTCCGCGCCGTCGGGCAGTTCCCGGACGCGCGCTTCGACCTGGCGGTCCTCGTGGCCGACGACGTCACCGCGGCCCGCACCGTCGCCGTCGCGCGGAAGGCCGGCGGGACGCTGCTCGAGGACGTCCGCGTCTTCGACGTCTACCGCGGGAAGGGCGTCCCGGACGGCCAGGTCTCGCTCGCGCTGCGCTTCCGCCTGCGCGCGCCCGACCGCACGCTGACGGACGACGAGATCGGCGGCGCCCGCGACAAGATCGTCGGCGCGCTGGCGCAGGAGCTCGGCGGGGTGCTGCGTGGCTGA
- a CDS encoding aminotransferase class III-fold pyridoxal phosphate-dependent enzyme: MPDPLSLEALEQIEAQHLLRNYARLPVAVASGADVWLHTVDGRRILDLLCGLGVTSLGHGHPNVTMAITEQAGTLLHASNLVHLEGPVRLAQRLAESSLGGGVLFQNSGAEANEAAIKLARRHKRGGEIVSLFRGFHGRTMGALSATPQESKQEPFAPLVPGFRAVPPTPEAVHAAVGDGTAAVLLETIQGESGVLPIDPDTLRAAREACDAHGALLIVDEVQSGMGRTGDMWSYEATGVVPDVITVAKALANGLPVGALVTGPHLLDVLQPGDHGSTFAGNPLVAAAAHAVLDVMQAPGFLERVRVAGDRFRAALEAVPGIASVRGRGLMLAAELDADAVGRHGSAGDLALRLVTEHDVWVNAPAPTTLRLLPPLTIGDAEIDEGVARIAAGIAAR; the protein is encoded by the coding sequence ATGCCCGACCCCCTGAGCCTGGAGGCCCTCGAGCAGATCGAGGCCCAGCACCTGCTGCGCAACTACGCCCGCCTGCCCGTGGCCGTCGCCTCGGGCGCCGACGTCTGGCTGCACACCGTCGACGGCCGCCGCATCCTCGACCTGCTCTGCGGTCTGGGCGTCACGTCGCTCGGCCACGGGCACCCGAACGTCACGATGGCGATCACCGAGCAGGCCGGCACGCTCCTGCACGCCAGCAACCTGGTGCACCTGGAGGGCCCGGTGCGCCTCGCGCAGCGCCTGGCGGAGAGCTCGCTCGGCGGCGGCGTGCTGTTCCAGAACTCCGGCGCCGAGGCGAACGAGGCCGCGATCAAGCTCGCCCGTCGGCACAAGCGCGGCGGCGAGATCGTCTCGCTCTTCCGCGGCTTCCACGGCCGCACGATGGGCGCGCTGTCGGCGACGCCGCAGGAGAGCAAGCAGGAGCCGTTCGCGCCGCTCGTCCCCGGCTTCCGCGCCGTGCCGCCGACCCCCGAGGCCGTGCACGCCGCGGTCGGCGACGGCACGGCCGCCGTGCTGCTCGAGACGATCCAGGGGGAGAGCGGCGTGCTGCCGATCGACCCGGACACGCTGCGCGCCGCCCGCGAGGCCTGCGACGCCCACGGCGCCCTGCTGATCGTCGACGAGGTGCAGTCCGGGATGGGCCGCACGGGCGACATGTGGAGCTACGAGGCGACCGGCGTCGTGCCCGACGTCATCACCGTGGCGAAGGCGCTCGCGAACGGCCTGCCGGTCGGCGCGCTCGTCACCGGCCCGCACCTGCTCGACGTCCTGCAGCCGGGCGATCACGGGTCGACGTTCGCCGGCAACCCGCTCGTCGCCGCGGCGGCCCACGCGGTGCTCGACGTCATGCAGGCGCCCGGGTTCCTGGAGCGCGTCCGCGTGGCCGGCGACCGCTTCCGCGCGGCGCTCGAGGCCGTGCCGGGGATCGCGTCGGTCCGCGGCCGCGGGCTGATGCTCGCCGCCGAGCTGGACGCGGACGCCGTCGGCCGGCACGGCTCGGCCGGCGACCTCGCCCTGCGCCTGGTCACCGAGCACGACGTGTGGGTCAACGCGCCCGCGCCGACCACGCTCCGCCTGCTGCCGCCGCTGACGATCGGCGACGCCGAGATCGACGAGGGCGTGGCGCGGATCGCGGCGGGGATCGCCGCCCGGTAG
- the argB gene encoding acetylglutamate kinase yields the protein MKSVESRGNGVRDVGTLLEALPYIRQFRERTVVIKYGGAAMTDPALREDFARDIALLKYVGVNVVVVHGGGPAITELSARLGLPVEFRGGLRVSDADTVEVAKMVLVGKVNKDIVVRISRHGQAAVGLSGDDGNLFRVETTTGPQGEDVGYVGRVTKVDTTVIDHVAEEFVPVVASVASDEQGRSHNVNADEAAAALARALGATRLIFLTDVAGWLRDASDPDSLIVQAATDEVEEALEGISGGMRPKLQACVDAVHSGVGAASIVDGRKPHSVLLELFTDDGCGTQIRPAR from the coding sequence GTGAAGTCCGTCGAGAGCCGGGGCAACGGCGTGCGCGACGTCGGCACGCTCCTCGAGGCGCTCCCCTACATCCGGCAGTTCCGCGAGCGCACCGTCGTCATCAAGTACGGCGGCGCCGCGATGACCGACCCCGCGCTGCGCGAGGACTTCGCCCGCGACATCGCGTTGCTCAAGTACGTCGGCGTCAACGTCGTCGTCGTGCACGGCGGCGGCCCCGCGATCACCGAGCTGTCGGCCCGCCTGGGCCTGCCGGTCGAGTTCCGCGGCGGCCTGCGCGTCTCCGACGCCGACACCGTCGAGGTCGCCAAGATGGTGCTCGTCGGCAAGGTGAACAAGGACATCGTCGTCCGCATCAGCCGCCACGGCCAGGCGGCCGTCGGCCTGTCCGGCGACGACGGCAACCTCTTCCGCGTCGAGACGACCACCGGCCCGCAGGGCGAGGACGTCGGCTACGTCGGCCGCGTGACGAAGGTCGACACGACGGTCATCGACCACGTCGCCGAGGAGTTCGTCCCCGTCGTCGCGTCCGTCGCGTCCGACGAGCAAGGCCGCTCGCACAACGTCAACGCCGACGAGGCCGCCGCGGCGCTCGCCCGCGCGCTCGGGGCCACCCGGCTGATCTTCCTGACGGACGTGGCGGGCTGGCTCCGCGACGCGTCCGACCCGGACAGCCTGATCGTGCAGGCCGCCACCGACGAGGTCGAGGAGGCGCTCGAGGGCATCTCCGGCGGCATGCGCCCCAAGCTGCAGGCCTGCGTCGACGCGGTGCACTCCGGCGTCGGCGCCGCCAGCATCGTCGACGGCCGCAAGCCCCACTCCGTGCTGCTCGAGCTGTTCACGGACGACGGCTGCGGCACCCAGATCCGACCCGCCCGGTGA
- a CDS encoding RNA methyltransferase, which translates to MTVINSHQNPRLKQVRTLLARRRERVRTGLFVAEGEDLVAAAAAAGWEPEDVLVAAGSGLEGTQVEPGLLAGASSLGSGTRAIGIYRQRWADAASGPRCLHLHGLRDPGNVGTAIRAAHALGASSVSLGPDTADPYGPKAVRASMGSLFAVPVVRAAGPDALPGTTIALVLRAGVPLRGDEVTGDVTLLVGAEREGLPDDVVAACDRTAHLPIAGAESLNAAMAATAALYELARTPAG; encoded by the coding sequence GTGACCGTCATCAACTCCCACCAGAACCCGCGCCTGAAGCAGGTGCGGACGCTGCTGGCCCGCCGCCGCGAGCGCGTGCGGACCGGCCTGTTCGTCGCCGAGGGCGAGGACCTCGTCGCCGCGGCCGCCGCGGCCGGGTGGGAGCCCGAGGACGTGCTCGTCGCCGCCGGCAGCGGCCTGGAGGGCACGCAGGTCGAGCCGGGCCTGCTCGCGGGCGCGTCGTCGCTCGGCTCGGGCACGCGTGCCATCGGGATCTACCGCCAGCGCTGGGCGGACGCCGCGTCCGGCCCCCGCTGCCTGCACCTCCACGGCCTGCGCGACCCCGGCAACGTGGGCACGGCGATCCGGGCCGCGCACGCGCTCGGCGCCTCGTCCGTCTCGCTCGGCCCGGACACGGCGGACCCCTACGGGCCGAAGGCGGTGCGCGCGAGCATGGGCTCCCTCTTCGCAGTGCCCGTCGTGCGCGCCGCCGGCCCCGACGCGCTGCCCGGCACCACGATCGCGCTCGTCCTTCGCGCCGGCGTGCCGCTGCGCGGCGACGAGGTGACGGGCGACGTGACGCTGCTCGTCGGGGCGGAGCGGGAGGGGCTGCCCGACGACGTGGTGGCGGCGTGCGACCGCACCGCGCACCTGCCGATCGCGGGCGCCGAGTCGCTCAACGCGGCGATGGCCGCGACCGCCGCGCTGTACGAGCTGGCGCGCACCCCGGCCGGGTAG
- a CDS encoding EamA family transporter — translation MIAAPVGRPGTAVPPWALAATAMLAVQLSSALSVGVIEDVGAAGTAWLRLTFGALVLVVLVRPPLRAVRRADVPAVLALGVTTGLVTVLFLGAIARIPLGTAVAIEFLGPLTLAAARGGSARALVWPVLALAGVLLLTAPWHGAVDATGVGMAVLAAVGWAVYIALTQHLGDRFVGLGALALTVPVAAATAAVVGVPQAAGHLSVAAVAVTAGLALVHPVLSYALELLALRRMTASAFGTLMALEPGFGVVLGVLVLHQDPRPSQVVGIALVVLAGGAAQRGGRREHAPPLGDAEAARPA, via the coding sequence ATGATCGCGGCTCCGGTCGGCCGCCCGGGGACGGCCGTGCCGCCGTGGGCGCTGGCGGCGACCGCGATGCTCGCCGTGCAGCTGAGCTCCGCGCTGTCCGTCGGCGTCATCGAGGACGTGGGGGCGGCCGGCACCGCGTGGCTGCGCCTGACGTTCGGCGCGCTCGTGCTCGTCGTGCTCGTTCGTCCGCCGCTGCGGGCGGTGCGCCGGGCCGACGTGCCGGCGGTCCTCGCGCTCGGGGTGACGACGGGCCTGGTGACCGTCCTGTTCCTGGGCGCGATCGCGCGCATCCCGCTCGGGACCGCCGTCGCGATCGAGTTCCTGGGGCCGCTCACGCTGGCCGCGGCCCGCGGCGGCAGCGCCCGGGCGCTCGTCTGGCCCGTGCTCGCCCTCGCCGGCGTGCTGCTGCTGACGGCGCCGTGGCACGGCGCGGTCGACGCGACGGGCGTCGGCATGGCGGTGCTCGCGGCGGTCGGCTGGGCCGTCTACATCGCGCTGACGCAGCACCTGGGCGACCGCTTCGTCGGACTGGGCGCGCTCGCCCTGACGGTGCCGGTCGCCGCCGCGACGGCGGCCGTCGTGGGCGTCCCGCAGGCGGCCGGGCACCTGTCCGTCGCCGCGGTGGCCGTGACGGCCGGCTTGGCCCTCGTGCACCCCGTCCTGTCGTACGCGCTCGAGCTGCTCGCGCTGCGCCGCATGACGGCCAGCGCGTTCGGCACCCTGATGGCGCTCGAGCCGGGGTTCGGCGTCGTCCTCGGCGTGCTCGTCCTGCACCAGGACCCGCGGCCGTCGCAGGTCGTCGGGATCGCGTTGGTGGTGCTCGCCGGCGGCGCGGCCCAGCGCGGCGGGCGGCGCGAGCACGCCCCGCCCCTCGGGGACGCCGAGGCGGCCCGTCCGGCGTAG
- the argJ gene encoding bifunctional glutamate N-acetyltransferase/amino-acid acetyltransferase ArgJ, whose translation MPDPVSGAPKTDESPSFFRSRWVEVPDSVVAVDPRGLPKGFRAAGVAAGIKPSGGTDVALLVCDEPGAVSAARFTRSGTAAPPVLVTRQESRLDALRAVVVTSGNANAGTGRDGFETARQVRAAAARATGVDEDQVAVCATGVIGVPLPMDVVPNGIAAAGEELRADGDDDFRRGIETTDLFPKTASLTVRLDGGDVTLHAVCKGAGMIQPSFATMLCFVTTDARLQAETADLLLGVCVKRSFDRISVDGQLSTSDTAVLIASGASGVEVAPGSPDEQRLGLALDALLRQLAVLIAKDGEGARRVGRVVVRGPDGPACERVARQVANSPLVKTALYGGDPNWGRIVQAVGAVIPGPAFTPVGVRIEGIEVCRDGQEAIFDRDALAVLVSGPEVEYEITVGRAEQDAAAPQAFANETEVFFSDLGHEYVTLNAEYTT comes from the coding sequence ATGCCTGACCCCGTATCCGGAGCGCCGAAGACCGACGAGAGCCCGTCCTTCTTCCGCTCCCGATGGGTCGAGGTGCCCGACAGCGTCGTCGCCGTCGACCCCCGCGGGCTGCCGAAGGGCTTCCGCGCCGCCGGCGTGGCCGCCGGCATCAAGCCGTCGGGCGGCACCGACGTGGCGCTGCTCGTCTGCGACGAGCCCGGCGCCGTCAGCGCCGCGCGCTTCACCCGCTCGGGCACCGCGGCCCCGCCCGTCCTCGTCACCCGCCAGGAGTCGCGGCTGGACGCGCTGCGCGCCGTGGTCGTGACGAGCGGCAACGCGAACGCCGGCACGGGCCGCGACGGCTTCGAGACCGCGCGCCAGGTGCGCGCCGCCGCCGCGCGCGCGACCGGCGTGGACGAGGACCAGGTCGCGGTGTGCGCGACCGGCGTCATCGGCGTGCCGCTGCCGATGGACGTCGTGCCGAACGGGATCGCGGCGGCGGGGGAGGAGCTGCGCGCCGACGGCGACGACGACTTCCGCCGCGGCATCGAGACGACCGACCTCTTCCCGAAGACCGCCAGCCTGACCGTGCGCCTGGACGGCGGCGACGTGACGCTGCACGCCGTCTGCAAGGGCGCGGGCATGATCCAGCCGAGCTTCGCCACGATGCTCTGCTTCGTGACCACCGACGCGCGCCTGCAGGCCGAGACCGCCGACCTGCTGCTCGGCGTGTGCGTCAAGCGCTCCTTCGACCGGATCTCGGTCGACGGGCAGCTCTCGACGTCGGACACGGCGGTGCTGATCGCGTCCGGCGCCAGCGGGGTGGAGGTCGCCCCCGGCAGCCCGGACGAGCAGCGCCTGGGCCTGGCGCTCGACGCGCTGCTGCGGCAGCTGGCCGTGCTCATCGCGAAGGACGGCGAGGGGGCGCGCCGCGTCGGCCGCGTCGTGGTGCGCGGCCCCGACGGGCCGGCGTGCGAGCGCGTCGCCCGCCAGGTCGCCAACTCGCCGCTCGTCAAGACGGCGCTCTACGGCGGCGACCCGAACTGGGGCCGCATCGTCCAGGCCGTCGGCGCCGTCATCCCCGGTCCCGCGTTCACGCCGGTCGGCGTGCGCATCGAGGGGATCGAGGTGTGCCGGGACGGCCAGGAGGCGATCTTCGACCGCGACGCCCTCGCCGTCCTCGTGTCGGGCCCCGAGGTGGAGTACGAGATCACCGTCGGCCGCGCCGAGCAGGACGCCGCGGCGCCGCAGGCGTTCGCCAACGAGACCGAGGTGTTCTTCAGCGACCTCGGCCACGAGTACGTGACCCTCAACGCGGAGTACACGACGTGA
- the pheS gene encoding phenylalanine--tRNA ligase subunit alpha, whose protein sequence is MQERIAELRAAGEAAVAAATTTEELEELRVRHLGRKAELPNLLRNVSDLPPAERGVVGKAANQARQALQAAIDARAAELRETELDAQLIADRVDVTLPGRAEPVGGLHLLTRVRRDIEDVFLGLGFDVLEGPETETVHYNFDALNHEPNHPARDRSDTFYLAPSPHLPAADGDRQRLLRTHTSPMQVRAMEQQDPPLAVIVPGRVYRPDSDATHTPQFHQVEGLWIDVDITLADLKGVLLSVARAIFGAERDIRLRPHFFPFTEPSVEIDVSCHLCGGTGFLRHEPGHPRCPLCKGTGWIEILGSGLVDPNVLLATGRPEYDPEKVQGFAFGMGIERIAMLRYGVPDLRLLYENDLRLLEQFA, encoded by the coding sequence ATGCAAGAACGGATCGCCGAGCTCCGGGCCGCGGGAGAAGCCGCCGTGGCCGCGGCCACCACGACGGAGGAGCTCGAGGAGCTGCGCGTGCGGCACCTGGGCCGCAAGGCCGAGCTGCCGAACCTGCTGCGCAACGTCTCGGACCTGCCGCCCGCCGAGCGCGGGGTCGTCGGGAAGGCCGCCAACCAGGCACGGCAGGCGCTGCAGGCCGCCATCGACGCCCGCGCGGCCGAGCTGCGCGAGACCGAGCTGGACGCGCAGCTGATCGCCGACCGCGTCGACGTCACGCTGCCCGGACGCGCCGAGCCCGTCGGCGGCCTGCACCTGCTCACGCGCGTGCGCCGCGACATCGAGGACGTCTTCCTCGGCCTGGGCTTCGACGTCCTGGAGGGCCCCGAGACCGAGACGGTCCACTACAACTTCGACGCGCTCAACCACGAGCCCAACCACCCCGCGCGGGACCGGTCCGACACCTTCTACCTGGCGCCGTCGCCGCACCTGCCCGCGGCGGACGGCGACCGCCAGCGGCTGCTGCGCACGCACACCTCGCCGATGCAGGTGCGCGCGATGGAGCAGCAGGACCCGCCGCTGGCGGTCATCGTGCCCGGCCGCGTCTACCGCCCGGACAGCGACGCGACGCACACGCCGCAGTTCCACCAGGTCGAGGGCCTGTGGATCGACGTCGACATCACGCTCGCCGACCTGAAGGGCGTGCTGCTGAGCGTCGCGCGCGCGATCTTCGGCGCCGAGCGCGACATCCGCCTGCGCCCGCACTTCTTCCCGTTCACCGAGCCGAGCGTCGAGATCGACGTGTCCTGCCACCTGTGCGGCGGCACCGGCTTCCTGCGGCACGAGCCCGGCCACCCGCGCTGCCCGCTCTGCAAGGGCACCGGCTGGATCGAGATCCTGGGCTCCGGCCTGGTCGACCCGAACGTCCTGCTGGCGACCGGCCGCCCGGAGTACGACCCGGAGAAGGTCCAGGGCTTCGCCTTCGGCATGGGCATCGAGCGCATCGCGATGCTGCGCTACGGGGTGCCCGACCTGCGCCTGCTGTACGAAAACGACCTCCGACTGCTGGAGCAGTTCGCATGA